In the Natrinema sp. CBA1119 genome, CGTGACCGTCAGCGCGTCGCCGTGGAGCAGGTCCGCCTCGTAGAGAGCGTTCAGAACGACCGGGATGCCGCCGACTTCGTGGAGGTCCTGCATGACCCGCGTCCCGCCGGGCTGTAGGTTTGCGATCTTCGGCGTCCGCCGGCTGATCTCGTCGAACTCCTCGATGGAGAGGTCGACGCCGGCTTCGGCGGCCATCGCCAGCAGGTGGAGGACGGCGTTGGTCGAGCCGCCGATGGCGACCTGCAGCGCGATGGCGTTTTCGAACGACTCCTTGCCGAGGAAGTCGGAGGGTTTGCGCTGTTCCTCGACGACCTCGACGGCGAGTTCGCCGGCCTCGCGGGCGACCTCGTAGCGCGCTTCGTCCTCGGCGAGCGGACCGGCGCTGCCCAGCGGCGCGAAGCCGAGCGCCTCGGAGATCGAGGCCATCGTGTTGGCGGTGAACATCCCACCACAGGAGCCAGCGCCGGGACAGGCGTTGCGCTCCATCTCGTCGAGTTCATCGCTTTCCATCTCGCCGTCGGCGACGGCGCCGACGCCCTCGAAGAGGTTCTGGACGGTGATCTCTCGGCCCTCGTGCTCGCCGGGCATGATGGAGCCGCCGTACAGGAAGACGGAGGGGAGGTCCGTCCGGATCGAGGCCATCATCATTCCGGGCATGTTCTTGTCACAGCCGCCGATGGTGACCAGCCCGTCCATGCGCTCGCCGAAGGAGACGAGTTCGACGGAGTCGGCGATGAGTTCCCGGGAGATCAGCGAGGCCTTCATCCCCTCGGTCCCCATCGAGATGGCGTCGGAGATGGTGATCGTCCCGAACTCGATGGGCATCCCGCCGGCCTCGTCGACGCCCTCGAGCGCCGCGCCGGCGACGTCGTCCAGGTGGACGTTACACGGCGTGATGTCGGCCGCCGGATTCGGGACGCCGATCATCGGCGCGCCGAAGTCCTCGTCGTCGAACCCCATGGCGCGGAACATCGCGCGGTGTGGGGCCTTGTCCGGTCCCTCCGTCACTTCGCGGCTCCGCAACTGCTCGTCTTTCCCGTAGTCGAACCGATCGTCGCTGCTCATGCCCCTCCCTTGACTCGGAACCCGTATAAGTCGTCCTTTCTCGGCCAATCGTTCGTCCAAGCCCGCGTTGTGCGAACACGTTCGTCAACGAACGCTGATAGTCGATCCGAGATGGAGTCCGCGCCGCGCGGCAACGGTCCCGCTCGCTCGAGGTTAGAAGTACCCCTGCGCCGGCGATCGGCCGGGTACTACGTAGTTCAGGTAGCCGACGAGATACGTCCAGCAGAGCCGTCCGTAGCCGACCCGTTCCTGCCGGCGAGTCGACGTATCGACGGGACAGGTATGGTCGTACGCGACGGTCCCCTCGCGGCGCAGTCGCAACGAGAGGTCGGTGTCCTCGAGAAATTCCAAGGAGTCGTCGAAGCCACCGATCGCCTCGAACGTCGTCCGTCGCACGCTGCAGTTACATCCCGGCTGCTGGACGAAGCCGACCGGCCAACACGCGCGATACCACCAGTCCGAGAGGAGCCGAAAGCACGCTCGGTGACGGAGCCCATTCTCGAGTGGCCGGAGCGGTCCGCCGATGCCGACGACGTCGGGTGTGGCGTAGTGTCGGTGGTGGCGTCGAACCCACGACGCCGGGACGACCGTATCGGCGTCGGTGAACAGGAGGACATCGCCACCGGCGACGGCTGCACCTCTATTTCTGGCCGCCCCGGGCCCCTCCCTGCGGTCGTCGACGACCACCCGATCGACGACCGAATGGGCTCGAGCGACCCGCACCGTTTTCGCGCCGCTCGCGGCGACGATCACCTCGAGATCCCCGTCGAACCGCTGGGCGGCGAGCGAGTCCAGGGTTCGCTCGATTCGTTCCCCCTCGTCGCGGGCGGGGACGACGACGGACGCGTCGACTGTCCGCATCGTCGGTGACTGTCGGCGGGAGCGACATAACCGCTGTGCCCCGTCGGCTCGAGCGCGTGGGCAGCGGTGACACCGTCGCGACGGTCCCAGTCGTTGCCACCGTCGAAACCCCCTTCCCGGGGGCTTTCGTAGCGGTGGATACCATCATGGCGACCGCGACCGTCAGCGCGGGTGCGCGACTCCACGTCGGCTTTCAGAACCTCTCGCTCGCTCGCGAGCGGCTCTACGGCGGTATCGGCGTCGGGCTCGCGGAGCCCCGGGTGACCGTTACCGCCGAGCCGGCCCCGACCGTCCGGGCCGACGACTCGCTCGTTCGGACGTACGCGAGCCGCGCCGTCGACGTCCTCGACGTCCCCGGCGTCGCGATCGACGCCGAGGAGTCCCTGCCACGCCACGTCGGCCTCGGCAGCGGGACGCAGCTCGCACTGGCCGTGCTCGCGGCGACCGC is a window encoding:
- the ilvD gene encoding dihydroxy-acid dehydratase, giving the protein MSSDDRFDYGKDEQLRSREVTEGPDKAPHRAMFRAMGFDDEDFGAPMIGVPNPAADITPCNVHLDDVAGAALEGVDEAGGMPIEFGTITISDAISMGTEGMKASLISRELIADSVELVSFGERMDGLVTIGGCDKNMPGMMMASIRTDLPSVFLYGGSIMPGEHEGREITVQNLFEGVGAVADGEMESDELDEMERNACPGAGSCGGMFTANTMASISEALGFAPLGSAGPLAEDEARYEVAREAGELAVEVVEEQRKPSDFLGKESFENAIALQVAIGGSTNAVLHLLAMAAEAGVDLSIEEFDEISRRTPKIANLQPGGTRVMQDLHEVGGIPVVLNALYEADLLHGDALTVTGNTIGEELEALDPPAIEDIDADFLYTVDEPKDEQGAIRILTGNLAPGGSVLKVTGDDELHHEGPVRVFEDEENAMAYVQEGRVESGDVIVIRNEGPQGGPGMREMLGVTSAVAGQGHAEDVALITDGRFSGATRGFSIGHVAPEAFAGGPIGLIEDGDVITIDIAERTLAVDVSDEELEARREEWDRPDPNYETGVLAKFGRDFGSAANGAVTNPGVKED
- a CDS encoding glycosyltransferase family 2 protein; this encodes MRTVDASVVVPARDEGERIERTLDSLAAQRFDGDLEVIVAASGAKTVRVARAHSVVDRVVVDDRREGPGAARNRGAAVAGGDVLLFTDADTVVPASWVRRHHRHYATPDVVGIGGPLRPLENGLRHRACFRLLSDWWYRACWPVGFVQQPGCNCSVRRTTFEAIGGFDDSLEFLEDTDLSLRLRREGTVAYDHTCPVDTSTRRQERVGYGRLCWTYLVGYLNYVVPGRSPAQGYF